Proteins encoded within one genomic window of Halocatena marina:
- a CDS encoding undecaprenyl diphosphate synthase family protein, with translation MALYDRYLAARTRWSDADLPKNIALVITERDLLEPGAYATLEKFFRWAFESDAERVMVYVSVLDAAAVPTLQSTLSEIDAPHDIAIRVPNDDERVDTSIQISIGLGGKSEFANAVQRVARSVEQGTVSSDEIDETHIEQELVFPTAPDLVIKTGAERLSDFMIWQSVYSELYFTDINWRDFRKRDYLRAVRDFQERQRRYGT, from the coding sequence GTGGCACTTTACGACCGATATCTCGCTGCTCGCACGAGATGGAGTGATGCCGACCTCCCGAAAAACATCGCGCTCGTTATCACTGAACGTGATCTTCTTGAACCCGGGGCGTACGCAACACTCGAGAAGTTCTTTCGGTGGGCGTTTGAGAGCGACGCAGAGCGAGTCATGGTCTATGTGAGCGTTCTCGACGCTGCTGCTGTTCCGACACTTCAGAGCACGCTGTCGGAAATTGATGCCCCACACGATATTGCTATTCGTGTTCCAAATGACGACGAACGCGTCGATACATCCATACAGATCAGCATCGGACTGGGGGGGAAGTCCGAGTTCGCAAACGCTGTTCAACGGGTCGCCCGGAGCGTCGAACAGGGCACCGTGTCGTCCGATGAGATCGATGAGACGCATATCGAACAGGAACTCGTCTTTCCAACTGCTCCAGACCTCGTCATCAAAACTGGTGCAGAACGCCTATCGGATTTCATGATCTGGCAATCGGTCTATTCAGAGCTCTACTTCACCGACATCAACTGGCGTGATTTCAGAAAACGCGACTACCTACGCGCAGTACGTGATTTTCAGGAACGACAGCGGCGATACGGAACGTGA
- the uppS gene encoding polyprenyl diphosphate synthase, translating to MLQRVRRWALDLYERNLEQEFSGVPTHVAVIQDGNRRYADARDKGTAVGYRDGAKTTESVLEWCADLGIEELTLYTFSTENFNRPPEQREELFDLIESKLRTFADEPEIHDKEVHIHAIGQTERLPERVREAINYAESKTAEYDNLNLNIALAYGGRAELLDAARDTARAVERGTLSPDEIDVDEIERRLYSHSGRAVDLIIRTGGDERTSNFLPWHANGNEAAVFFCTPYWPEFRRVDLLRAIRTYESRQESWHQTRVQRAITLLRVLGADDGLRARLRRQFDDLDTDLDIDVEDDPALSD from the coding sequence ATGCTACAACGGGTCCGTCGGTGGGCGCTCGACCTCTATGAGCGAAATCTCGAACAAGAATTTTCCGGCGTTCCGACTCACGTAGCAGTTATTCAGGATGGGAACCGTCGCTACGCGGACGCGCGTGACAAGGGAACAGCGGTCGGCTACCGTGACGGTGCGAAAACAACAGAGTCAGTGCTCGAATGGTGCGCCGACCTCGGCATCGAGGAGCTCACACTCTATACCTTCTCGACCGAGAACTTCAACCGACCGCCGGAGCAACGCGAGGAGCTGTTTGATCTCATCGAATCCAAACTCAGAACGTTTGCTGACGAGCCAGAGATCCACGACAAAGAGGTACACATTCACGCGATCGGTCAGACAGAGCGGCTTCCCGAACGCGTCCGCGAGGCGATCAACTACGCCGAATCGAAGACAGCAGAATACGACAACTTGAATCTAAACATCGCGCTCGCGTACGGCGGGCGCGCAGAGTTGCTCGATGCGGCCCGTGATACCGCCCGCGCCGTCGAACGCGGCACGCTCTCACCGGACGAGATCGACGTCGACGAGATCGAACGCCGACTGTACTCACACTCCGGTCGCGCTGTCGATCTCATCATCCGAACCGGTGGTGACGAGCGAACGAGCAACTTCCTGCCGTGGCACGCTAACGGCAACGAAGCTGCCGTGTTTTTCTGTACGCCCTACTGGCCAGAGTTTCGACGCGTTGATCTCCTACGAGCCATTCGAACGTACGAATCACGACAGGAATCGTGGCACCAAACCCGTGTCCAGCGCGCGATCACACTGCTTCGAGTGCTGGGTGCCGACGATGGACTTCGGGCGCGACTCCGGAGACAGTTCGACGACCTCGACACCGATCTCGATATCGATGTCGAGGACGATCCAGCCCTGAGTGACTAA